GGACCATTCGGACGTTGAAAACGTACTCCCCTGGAAGGTCTCCTGAGCGGATGACGTTGAGCCTCTTCATCTTCTGAAGAAAGTTGTCGAACTTGCGCTTCTCGGTGTCGGTAAGGCCTCTGGCTACGTCGGCTCGACGGAAGCCCATGTCGAGCCCGGTGCGGGCAATCGTGCCGAGGATTGAGCGGTAGTCTCTGCTGCGCAGCACGCTGTAGACCTGCTGGTCGACGTATTTCCTGCCGACTTCATCGGCAGCATTCGGCACGGCTCGCCACGCCTCCTGTTCAGTGATCACGCCGTCCTGATCAAGCCAGAACGCGGCATCGCCCACGATGTGCATGATCTTGGGAAAACCGGCCGAGTACTCCGTGAGCAGCTTCATCGCCTCAGGCTCAACTGCGATCTGGACACTGTCGAAGGCCTTTCTAAAGAAACCTTCCATCTCCGGCACAGTCATGCGTTCAACCTCAACCACATCAAAAATCCGGTCGATGGGTTGATGCGATTTGATCATGTCACGGCGCCGCTCCTCCACACCGCAGAGCATCAGCAGAAGCGGCAGCGGCTCGCGTGCCATGGCATTGGCATCCACATTTTCCTTGATGAAGTGAGCAAACTTGGGAGCGGCACTGATTCCGTTGATTTCGTCAAGAACCAGAAACAAGCCGCGCACGCCGGTCTCGCCCAATCGCCGCAGAGCCTCGCCCAGGAAGGCGAGGACGCCGCTCGGCTTGGCCACGGTAGGCGCATCGCGCCGTAAGGCTTCGGTGTGAATCGTCAGGCCAAAAAGCTCCTGTTGACCGACATACTTGGCGAGCCAGTTTCGAATCCGCTCAGACCGG
The Phycisphaerae bacterium DNA segment above includes these coding regions:
- a CDS encoding ATP-binding protein — translated: MSMCRTPAWSSGIRQEKTMVWAAKGKSPFYPGQPVPVEFFVGRTEQIAHIMQRGAGQVAAGKPVAMFVQGEYGIGKSSIAGFVQRLAEREYGLHAVYAPLGSANFLDDVGASILESMLRSGAFDRSRSERIRNWLAKYVGQQELFGLTIHTEALRRDAPTVAKPSGVLAFLGEALRRLGETGVRGLFLVLDEINGISAAPKFAHFIKENVDANAMAREPLPLLLMLCGVEERRRDMIKSHQPIDRIFDVVEVERMTVPEMEGFFRKAFDSVQIAVEPEAMKLLTEYSAGFPKIMHIVGDAAFWLDQDGVITEQEAWRAVPNAADEVGRKYVDQQVYSVLRSRDYRSILGTIARTGLDMGFRRADVARGLTDTEKRKFDNFLQKMKRLNVIRSGDLPGEYVFNVRMVRLYIWLDSLRKNHAAR